In Camelina sativa cultivar DH55 chromosome 17, Cs, whole genome shotgun sequence, the genomic stretch tatacttaaatttatattattagttcttaaaaataattattttatttattttggtcataaatgaaacaaattaaagattaagaggactattttgcaaataaaatagttcacctctatttatagaggaaaaaatagagttcttctataaatagagaaaaaaaatagcaatctctattatagaggtgaaaatagagtacCATTTGAgcaaaaattacttttttttttttacagcaaaGTACaaagctcaaacgagccaaatGGTAGGAAAAACGTTTACAAATGTAACTTGATGTGACTTGATTCTAGCACGTCGTGCCAGCTTGTCAGCATTACCATTCTGCGTTCGGGGGACTTGGACTAGTGTAAAGGATAAGAACTCCTCCTTGTCCGCCTCAATCTCGTCCAAATATGTCTTAAAGGCAGGCCACTCAGACAGCAAAGAGCCAAAGACACCATCTTCAGCaaaaattactctataatagagtataGAGGCAAAAATAGAATACCATTGGAGATACTCTAAAGGAAACATATATTGAAAcacttttattaaatattacatCAAAGGAAACATAACAACGGAACACAAAAAGCTGGTTTTATTAGGATGCATCAAagtaacaaaagcaaaaacccACTTATAAAATATAAGTTTATCATAGTCTCAAGCCCGAACCCTTTAATTTCTCTTCAATGATCATGTCGATTTTGTTCTCCATCTCGGGGGTTAGATAATTCTTCCAATCACCAACTTCACCTTTTCGGAAATAGCTATCGTAATCCACGTTCATCCACGTCTTCCCGGTTTTGTTAACCTCCAAACCGCTCAGATTACGAAGAGAGCATAGTTCCACGATTTTGTTAATCAatccactctcttcttcttccttagtgAAAGGATATCCCAAGAACTCTGCAAGCCTCTTGACCTGGACACAAGGCTCTGTTTTCAGTTCCTCATACCTCATGAAAAGGACTTGCTTGGGGTTTTCCAAGCTGCCACTCCAATAGCTAAGTGCATGGTCCCAGAACGGACCATAGAAGCTAACTCCGCTACAGAACGACTCGAACATTGACTCGAGAATGCTTCCAGCCACTTCTTTGTTCTGATACTTGCACCTGAAATACCAACGAGATATCAACGCGTCTTTTATGTTCCGGCACAAGTACACAACCTTGCATGGAGAATCCTTGAGGCCCTCTTTCACGGTGTGCAAAGGCATGTGAGTCGAGAATAGCCTAGGAGAAGATTTAGAGAACCTGGTTAGGTCTGGTGTTGCGGTTTGGAGATACATATCGATCTCGAAGAACGGTACTATGCCATGAGGATTATCAGATAGCAAAGGATGGGTCAGAGGATCACTAGAATGATGTTTAGATCTCTCTAAGATTGCGATTGAGAGTGCCTTGAGCCAAGTGGTGCCGGATTTGGGGAAAGAAGCGAGGACTATGTCGGTGTCTTGCGGCTGGAAGTTTGTCTGGAAATTGATGACTGCTTGGAGAGTGTTGTAGTAATACCAACATCCTTGGTACTTGCATAGCTTACCTTGAGAATCTTCGTCTGTAGGAAGTGAAAATATcagattctttgtttcttcactTACGTTGTCGTCTCTCAAATTCATAGGAAGTTTCGCCATTTTCTATGTTAATTTGTGATACAAATAATGTGTTTTgttacaaaatgaaaatactATCACTACTTATCACCGGATGGGTGGGACAAGTTTCAAGTTGGATGAACCTgatgaatatttaattttaaggtAGTAAAGTTTTGTCATCAAATTAattcacataaaacaaacaaaaagtagtTTCAAGGTAGGTGACAATATTATAAGAATATCTTGGATGCTTGTAGAATGGAACTAATAATCATGTCAATTAGTAgtggttgagacttgagagaatATCTTGCGATTAAATTTGTGTAACGGTTGTCGTCGTAGGTCTCTCATAGGATGCTCATCCTGAATTTGAACCAAAACCTCTGTTTACTTTTCTTAAAAAcatgtgttttgtttgaaaatGCAAAGTTTTAAAGTAGGAACGACATTATTAGCTcgtatgaaaagaaaagaaaaaaaacaataaaataaggAATGATTTTAAATTCTTGTAGAATGCGACagctaatataaaatatattggtGGGAGTTGCAAAATGATATGTGTATTTAATTGGACGTCTTTGGTTTGCATTACCTAACCATTTCGCCCCAAAATGTAGAAGCTTTAAAATTGAGCCTGTTCACCTAACGTATACTGCGAAAGATGAAACGTTATTTTCAACTTGTTGAGTAGATCAAAGAAactcaaatatttttcaatttttcgtGATGATTGCAAttctttgaagtttgaacagaACATATCGCCCTTGTCTTTCTCGAAGGGacgttttcatttatttttgttttaattaggtcaCCGATCGAAAGAATCCGAATTACAACTTGGTTTAGAATTTAACCTAATCGACGACATAAGACATCAAAAAAGTAGCAAGctaaaagttattatttatcATACAGTCATACATCACAAAGCATCAACAATTCATCATAATTTAAACATCACAACAGTgaattacaatatatatcaaagaaagtACAAATCAAACACAATCACTTAGAAATTCAATCCAGTGCCTTCTAGTTTTTCTTGGACGATCTTGTCAATCTTGTCCTCCATTTCTGGAGTTAGATAATTTTTTGAGTCCCCCACTTCCCCTTTCCGAAAAAAGAACTTGTAATCCACACCGTTTGATGTTTTCCCGGTCTTGTTAATCTCCAAACTGCTCAGACTACGCAGAGAGCACAATTCCAAGATCTCTTCAACTATTCCACtatgttcttcttcctcacttatTGGACAACTCAAAAACTCTGCAAGCCTTTTGAGCTGAGCATAAGGGTCTTCTTTCATTTCCTCGTACCTCAAGAAAAGGATATGATCGGGATCTTCCAAGCTGCCGCTCCAATAGCTCGAGACTTGGTCCCAGAATGGACCGTAAAAGCTAACTCCGCTGCAGAACGACTCAAACATAGCCTCAAGAACGTGTCTCTCTACTTCTTTTTTCAGGTAGCTGCACCTGAAAAACCAACGAGACACTAACGCGTCCTTCACATTTCTACACAAGTACACGATCTTGCAAGGAGAGTCTTTAAGTGTTTCTTGCAGCGTAAGCAACGGCATGTGAGCAGAGAAAAGCCTCGGTGATGATGAAAGCTTGGTCACCAAGTCTGGTGTTTGGCTACTAAGATAGAGATTAGCCTCGAGAGACTGAACTAGCGCATGGGGATTTTGGGATAGCAGAGGATGATCATCAGGAGAACGGTGTTTGGATCGCTCGAGGAGGGAAACTGTGAGTGCCTTGAGCCAAGTCGCGCCTGATTTGGGGAATGAAGCAATGACAATATCGGAGTCTTGAGGCTTGAAATTTCCCTGGAAATTTAGGACACCTTGGAGAGTAGCAGAGTAGTACCAACATCCTNCACTTCCCCTTTCCGAAAAAAGAACTTGTAATCCACACCGTTTGATGTTTTCCCGGTCTTGTTAATCTCCAAACTGCTCAGACTACGCAGAGAGCACAATTCCAAGATCTCTTCAACTATTCCACtatgttcttcttcctcacttatTGGACAACTCAAAAACTCTGCAAGCCTTTTGAGCTGAGCATAAGGGTCTTCTTTCATTTCCTCGTACCTCAAGAAAAGGATATGATCGGGATCTTCCAAGCTGCCGCTCCAATAGCTCGAGACTTGGTCCCAGAATGGACCGTAAAAGCTAACTCCGCTGCAGAACGACTCAAACATAGCCTCAAGAACGTGTCTCTCTACTTCTTTTTTCAGGTAGCTGCACCTGAAAAACCAACGAGACACTAACGCGTCCTTCACATTTCTACACAAGTACACGATCTTGCAAGGAGAGTCTTTAAGTGTTTCTTGCAGCGTAAGCAACGGCATGTGAGCAGAGAAAAGCCTCGGTGATGATGAAAGCTTGGTCACCAAGTCTGGTGTTTGGCTACTAAGATAGAGATTAGCCTCGAGAGACTGAACTAGCGCATGGGGATTTTGGGATAGCAGAGGATGATCATCAGGAGAACGGTGTTTGGATCGCTCGAGGAGGGAAACTGTGAGTGCCTTGAGCCAAGTCGCGCCTGATTTGGGGAATGAAGCAATGACAATATCGGAGTCTTGAGGCTTGAAATTTCCCTGGAAATTTAGGACACCTTGGAGAGTAGCAGAGTAGTACCAACATCCTTGGTAGTTATAGAGCTTGTTTCCTTGCGTATCTATGTCGGAACGAAGTGAAGAGATGAGAGTCTTTGTTTCTTCGCTTAGGTTGTCGTCTCTCAAATTCTTTGGAATCTCTTTTTGATCCATAATTTGGGGTAATTGTGAGCTTGTGACTACAAATTAAAAGGATATGGCCTTCTTCAGTTACAGACCGATCTATTTAGCTTTACTAGGTGAATAGAACAATAtctttaatctattttttttggatttttgttgttggtttgttttGGCGTCtaagatatgtatatttaatttCGCTATTGTTGACCTATACTATAGTAGCTTGGTATGTTGGTAGATAAGACATGAGTTtcgattagtttaaatttttaattaagtataAAATTAAGTATAATTAGTACACTATATTCAGTATATTGTAATTTTGGAACAATTTTACATATAACAACTAGTAATCATGCCAACTATAAAATATATGCATGTCGATTTCattcaataaattattatgtaaattattcTAATACATTTTCGTCTACTCCAAAGTGGTTGATGTTAGGGGGAAAGTCGTCTATGTTTATGATATGTTCATCAttgtccaaaaaagaaaagaaaaaaaaacgatatgttcataaccattttacagAAAATGATTTGGAAACCTCCAATTATTGTTACAAATCCATTAAAGAAAGCACATATTACACCACTCAGAATTCCAAACCGGATCCTTTATATTTCTCCTCGATGATCATATCGATTTTGTTTTCCATCTCCGGAGTCAGATGATTCTTGGAGTCACCAACCTCTCCTTTGCGAAAGAAGTTAGAGTAATGCACATTATTTGCTGTTTTACCTGTCTTGTTGATCTCCAAACCGCTCAGATTACGCAGGGAACAAAGCTCCAAAATTTTGTGTATAGATCCACtatgttcttcttcctcagtgAAAGGACAACCCAAAAACTCTGCAAGTCTCTTAATCTGAGCAAATGGCTCGGCTTTCATGTCCTCGTACCTCATGAAAAGAACATGTTTGGAGTCTTCCAAGCTGCCTCTCCAATAGCTCAATACGTGTTCCCAAAAGGGTCCATAGAAGCCAACTCCCCTGCATGACGACTCAAACAAAGACTCGAGAATGCttttttctaattctttttgACGATAAGCACACCTGAAATACCATTGTGACACCAACACGTCCTTTACGTTCCTGCACACGTACACGATCTTGCAAGGAGAGTCCTTTAAGGGTACTTGAAGTGTATGCAAGGGCATGTGAGTCGACAACAGCCTTGGAGATGATGAGAGTTTTGTTAAGTCTGGTTCTGAGCTTTTAAGAAACAGAACGGCCTCCAAGAACGGTACTAATCCATGAGGATTATCAGCGAGCAGAGGATGAGGATCATTAGAAGAACGGTTCTTCGATCTTTCAAGGAGCGCGAACGTGAGTGCCTTGAGCCAAGTCGTGCCTGATTTAGGAAGAGAAGCGACGATGACATCGGTGTCTTGAGGCTTGAAACCTTTTTGGAAATTAAGGACTCCTTGGAGAGTGTTGGCGTAGTACCAACATCCTTGGTAGTTGTAGAGCTTCCCTAGAAGATCTTTTTCCCAAGGAAGTGAAGAGATTAAAGTCTTGGTTTCTTCGCTTAAGTTGTCTTCTCTCAAGTTCGGCGGAAGCTccttatccattttttttttttttttgctggagTTGTTAAATGAATCTGTTTGGCTCCAAACGCAAAATATCACTATTTATCTCTGGATGATGCCTTGGTGGGTGGATCACTGCTTAGTTTTAATATAGTTAAAAGTTATAGTAGTACTTTTAtgaattttagaaagaaaaaaaaaaggttaaaaggATTTTCAGCAAGTAATGAGAATTCCCTATTTTCACGCCATCCATGAAAATGTGGtctttattttagattaaaatacACCAACCTTTATTagttcttaattatttttgaattacgTTTTCCTACCGACAATATCTTCATGATTTCGTCCCAAATAAAATTAGTAGATATCTTCAATAATTGAGTCGGTTTACTTGATTGAAACTTTTGTATCGACTTCAATATTAAAAGTTAGGGCTTATTAGGTACTTCATcagtatattttttgttatctttttgaAGAACttgcatttttcttttacatcaataaaataTAGATAACGAAGACCATAATTCTAACTGGTTTCACGAGATCCAAATAAATCGAAGATTAGAATATTGCATGTAACCTAATGATTCGTGTTAGTGTCGTGTCGTCAATGcatcatcaaaacaaacaaacaataactaCCCACTTGATTGAACGAAGTAGGAGTCCCAACTGATCCCGATTGTCTTTGAGATTTTCAACTACCTCTCATCCACTCGTTTACCTGTCTTAGTAACTCCGATCAGTTTCGAAAACTCTTTGAtaccattaatatataacatacaattgGGAACAAAGACACACTACCCTTCTATTGGAAACTCAATCATGGTCAAAATGATATACGGTGAATGCGCATATGCTCAAAGCCCATTGGATGTTAAAGCAAGAACCGATTCGGCCacacatttaaatatataggTCACATAAAGCACATCCTCTCAAGACCATCTAGATCCCATCAAAACGATCTTTCTCAATTATCATCAATCATATTTTTGTCTCCAagtaatttatatatgatattcTTTTGTGTTCGTAactattaatttttgaaaaaaaaaaacttcaaatttacAGTTTATAGGAATTTATGTTATTTGTACATTACCATTAAATATAACAAAGCATCAATATAAGacgttttgaatatattatttttgttttggaagattctaattataattatgattaaaCTTAATAGTTACGAACAGCGTTAAATCTTCCCCTCTCTCCCTCCCAGCGTTGAATCTCTCTCATTACATGTTTccattacatgttttttttaaaaaaatatatcacatGTAGTTTTAATTACACAATTAAACTCTCTCACACATATGAGGCTGTTTATGACTTTATACTTACTCTCATTTATTCAGCCGATGGTATTTACTAACATAAACCAAGCCAATGGTATTTacttaatttagttttagaacTGTGGTATCTATTAATATTATCCTAAACCATAGAGAATATGTATTGAATAGCACAATTTTGGaacaaaattaagtaaataccACAATGGTACAGAAGCAGCTCAGATTGCACAATTTTGCACTTTATGTGACTACTTTAGCACTCTCTCCCCAGCATTCTAAAAAAGTAAATcccttcccctctctctctcccttcctctctctctcttccctctctctccccTACGTTGAGGCCTTGAATGGCACCTGATTTTGCAGTGGTTTTTGGCTTTAGATTCTGTAAAATCTATTTTGGAAGCCATTCACGATTATgaaaaaatagatttcctaaaatttaggaaaaaccagtttttgggagattttagCAATTCCTTCATAAAATCTAGAAACCACATTTTGTAGGTTTTCAgcgtaatttttctttttctttttcctaatatatatttttattttaattacttattaaattgcaaaacaaacgAACCTTTTTTTGTGCAAGGAACAAATTAAAACCTATTCTAGGGGTATTTCCTAAAGACTTgcatatttgttattattaaactaattttttatatactttttactataaaaaaatctaCGTTTCATACTTGTGTTCTACACTCACACAAATTTCATTTCCATCCCATCAGTGCAAATATCTCTGCAAATCAAGCTTGGATTTTGCGGTGAATTTTAGTCTAACACCATTATTTATTTACATCAACACtatttatttagaaattttattttgttgttatacATAGTGgtaattttactattttaaaaataattattatacataaaaatcaaaaactaatcaTGTTATCATTgaagattttgcaaaaactaaaatctaaaccaaaaatcaaaaactcaaaaagtcaaaatccaaaaactaaaaaccagaATCTAAAAACCAGTAAAAA encodes the following:
- the LOC104755654 gene encoding cytosolic sulfotransferase 1-like; translation: MAKLPMNLRDDNVSEETKNLIFSLPTDEDSQGKLCKYQGCWYYYNTLQAVINFQTNFQPQDTDIVLASFPKSGTTWLKALSIAILERSKHHSSDPLTHPLLSDNPHGIVPFFEIDMYLQTATPDLTRFSKSSPRLFSTHMPLHTVKEGLKDSPCKVVYLCRNIKDALISRWYFRCKYQNKEVAGSILESMFESFCSGVSFYGPFWDHALSYWSGSLENPKQVLFMRYEELKTEPCVQVKRLAEFLGYPFTKEEEESGLINKIVELCSLRNLSGLEVNKTGKTWMNVDYDSYFRKGEVGDWKNYLTPEMENKIDMIIEEKLKGSGLRL
- the LOC104755655 gene encoding cytosolic sulfotransferase 6-like isoform X4; this translates as MDQKEIPKNLRDDNLSEETKTLISSLRSDIDTQGNKLYNYQGCWYYSATLQGVLNFQGNFKPQDSDIVIASFPKSGATWLKALTVSLLERSKHRSPDDHPLLSQNPHALVQSLEANLYLSSQTPDLVTKLSSSPRLFSAHMPLLTLQETLKDSPCKIVYLCRNVKDALVSRWCSYLKKEVERHVLEAMFESFCSGVSFYGPFWDQVSSYWSGSLEDPDHILFLRYEEMKEDPYAQLKRLAEFLSCPISEEEEHSGIVEEILELCSLRSLSSLEINKTGKTSNGVDYKFFFRKGEVGDSKNYLTPEMEDKIDKIVQEKLEGTGLNF
- the LOC104755655 gene encoding cytosolic sulfotransferase 1-like isoform X2 — protein: MDQKEIPKNLRDDNLSEETKTLISSLRSDIDTQGNKLYNYQGCWYYSATLQGVLNFQGNFKPQDSDIVIASFPKSGATWLKALTVSLLERSKHRSPDDHPLLSQNPHALVQSLEANLYLSSQTPDLVTKLSSSSSSPRLFSAHMPLLTLQETLKDSPCKIVYLCRNVKDALVSRWFFRCSYLKKEVERHVLEAMFESFCSGVSFYGPFWDQVSSYWSGSLEDPDHILFLRYEEMKEDPYAQLKRLAEFLSCPISEEEEHSGIVEEILELCSLRSLSSLEINKTGKTSNGVDYKFFFRKGEVGDSKNYLTPEMEDKIDKIVQEKLEGTGLNF
- the LOC104755655 gene encoding cytosolic sulfotransferase 6-like isoform X1; this translates as MDQKEIPKNLRDDNLSEETKTLISSLRSDIDTQGNKLYNYQGCWYYSATLQGVLNFQGNFKPQDSDIVIASFPKSGATWLKALTVSLLERSKHRSPDDHPLLSQNPHALVQSLEANLYLSSQTPDLVTKLSSSPRLFSAHMPLLTLQETLKDSPCKIVYLCRNVKDALVSRWFFRCSYLKKEVERHVLEAIHVLEAMFESFCSGVSFYGPFWDQVSSYWSGSLEDPDHILFLRYEEMKEDPYAQLKRLAEFLSCPISEEEEHSGIVEEILELCSLRSLSSLEINKTGKTSNGVDYKFFFRKGEVGDSKNYLTPEMEDKIDKIVQEKLEGTGLNF
- the LOC104755655 gene encoding cytosolic sulfotransferase 1-like isoform X3, whose product is MDQKEIPKNLRDDNLSEETKTLISSLRSDIDTQGNKLYNYQGCWYYSATLQGVLNFQGNFKPQDSDIVIASFPKSGATWLKALTVSLLERSKHRSPDDHPLLSQNPHALVQSLEANLYLSSQTPDLVTKLSSSPRLFSAHMPLLTLQETLKDSPCKIVYLCRNVKDALVSRWFFRCSYLKKEVERHVLEAMFESFCSGVSFYGPFWDQVSSYWSGSLEDPDHILFLRYEEMKEDPYAQLKRLAEFLSCPISEEEEHSGIVEEILELCSLRSLSSLEINKTGKTSNGVDYKFFFRKGEVGDSKNYLTPEMEDKIDKIVQEKLEGTGLNF
- the LOC104755656 gene encoding cytosolic sulfotransferase 1-like produces the protein MDKELPPNLREDNLSEETKTLISSLPWEKDLLGKLYNYQGCWYYANTLQGVLNFQKGFKPQDTDVIVASLPKSGTTWLKALTFALLERSKNRSSNDPHPLLADNPHGLVPFLEAVLFLKSSEPDLTKLSSSPRLLSTHMPLHTLQVPLKDSPCKIVYVCRNVKDVLVSQWYFRCAYRQKELEKSILESLFESSCRGVGFYGPFWEHVLSYWRGSLEDSKHVLFMRYEDMKAEPFAQIKRLAEFLGCPFTEEEEHSGSIHKILELCSLRNLSGLEINKTGKTANNVHYSNFFRKGEVGDSKNHLTPEMENKIDMIIEEKYKGSGLEF